The proteins below are encoded in one region of Parvicella tangerina:
- a CDS encoding LytR/AlgR family response regulator transcription factor has protein sequence MQLRTIIVDDELSGREILFELLNKFCTDVEVVDRCADVESAVVSIRKHRPHLIFLDVEMPNYAGYELVDFFDEIDFQIVFVTAYDKYALKAFEVAAIDYILKPIEIEKLKGAVSKVKHAVLISNYKEQLVSLAEQLRASEHKIKYVDKGYTYHLQINDIIALEAKRAYTTIYLKENNEVTISKNLSQLEKELAEYEKFLRIHRSWLINMGAVKSYSKSQLKINLEGDITAKLSKQYKSKFDELIAS, from the coding sequence ATGCAGTTAAGAACGATTATAGTAGACGATGAACTCAGTGGTAGAGAGATCTTATTTGAACTCTTGAATAAATTCTGCACAGACGTAGAAGTTGTTGACCGATGCGCAGATGTAGAGTCCGCTGTTGTAAGTATTCGAAAACATCGTCCTCACCTTATTTTCTTAGATGTAGAAATGCCCAATTATGCGGGCTATGAACTGGTTGATTTTTTTGATGAGATCGATTTTCAGATCGTGTTTGTTACGGCTTATGATAAATATGCTTTAAAAGCATTTGAAGTAGCTGCTATTGATTACATCTTAAAGCCTATTGAGATTGAAAAGTTAAAGGGAGCAGTGTCTAAAGTCAAGCATGCCGTACTCATCAGCAACTACAAGGAGCAACTCGTTAGTTTGGCTGAGCAGCTGAGAGCATCAGAGCACAAGATAAAATATGTAGATAAAGGATATACGTACCATTTACAGATCAACGATATCATTGCTTTGGAGGCAAAACGAGCATATACGACCATCTATCTGAAGGAGAATAATGAAGTAACGATCAGTAAAAACCTCAGTCAACTAGAGAAGGAACTTGCAGAATATGAAAAGTTCTTAAGAATTCATCGAAGTTGGTTGATCAATATGGGGGCAGTGAAGAGCTATTCCAAAAGTCAGTTAAAGATTAATCTGGAAGGTGATATTACGGCTAAACTGTCTAAACAATATAAGTCTAAATTTGATGAGCTGATAGCATCTTAA
- a CDS encoding sensor histidine kinase, translating into MLLRNFIYILLFVLLGIKSAAQSACNSYSFNDLYGFEENTIYDIVQNQDGDFWIGTNSGLVYFDGHEFEYYSVKGYGKACSNIKVDPLGRVWYANFGGQLFYLENDSIYTALEQPNSPQLIVDYFPVGQDEVYYFLAESGILHHHHIGQKQTKEFWKQDGCTRIVSGKVVDYEMELVTHQVIPATQQEEIVRFTLNLSNGTFVRKLLGLVAETPSKNQVISTADACYYTYFKSDRLGVLNLDREDALLIEMGEVYSLNTTQVIDNEFFLLKKNGVEAVAIDSPNNRETIIRNVNASTCLKDREGNVWIGTLENGIYIIPNRTFQHNTISQQGLRAAVVTNQGTMYYVDVNNDFYACDFPYHKQELIAENIDFQGFLNYDPINDLVLFNNQEEAYSVKEKKFVVSKLGYFKNAQFIDDNHVVLTRADVAMLATFDRSPIDWKEVVYQLKSSQASSSDVPHRYVIRNVRCNKVVQTRDAQQLYIDYIDGVYYYSTSDEPVVLKQQGQPVIATALMTDTEVGVWIATNNSELLKFEGGQLITSYKLPATVSSIAQNKDLIYLAGKNEIYRLHIPTATVNVIDETDGLLSGKVMMMFCEADSLFLLTENQFQFLNCNYDFINNRPPELFIEEIRLLDKRLPLKDHYDLAYNENSLTFSFRTNAIRGKEQISYEYRISGGDWLTAPRSSNEVRLSNLAPGTYIFELRTINEDGVTSEVKRISFIIDKHLLDKWWFWLVIFSVILIIAAVVAKYRYSELRRQNELKQQKQELQKEVYKSKIAAIRSQMNPHFIFNLLNSIQHLVIKGDNENAYSYINRFAGLVRNTLDYSEEDTISLREEIKLLDIYLDLEKLRFPESFTYEILEMNTRDIQIPPMLIQPFIENALVHGLLHKNGQKRLRVQFELKEVLICRVEDNGIGRKKAKEIRARQRGNHKSFSTLAIENRFELLAKSYHQQIGFSYEDLNAENEEEFTTRVTIRIPYR; encoded by the coding sequence TTCAAAATCAGGATGGAGACTTTTGGATCGGTACGAATTCAGGACTCGTTTATTTTGATGGACATGAGTTTGAGTATTATTCGGTTAAGGGCTACGGTAAAGCGTGCAGTAATATAAAAGTTGACCCACTGGGTAGAGTGTGGTATGCGAACTTTGGAGGTCAATTATTTTATCTAGAAAATGATTCCATATACACTGCTCTTGAACAACCCAATAGCCCTCAGCTAATTGTAGATTACTTTCCAGTAGGGCAGGATGAGGTGTATTATTTCTTGGCAGAGTCAGGTATATTACATCATCACCACATTGGTCAAAAGCAGACTAAAGAGTTTTGGAAGCAAGACGGATGTACTCGTATTGTCTCAGGAAAGGTGGTTGACTACGAAATGGAATTGGTTACGCATCAGGTAATTCCGGCAACTCAACAAGAAGAAATTGTCAGGTTTACGCTTAACCTCTCAAATGGAACTTTTGTCCGTAAACTTCTTGGACTCGTGGCAGAAACACCAAGTAAAAATCAGGTAATCAGTACAGCTGATGCTTGTTATTACACTTATTTTAAGTCAGATAGATTAGGGGTACTTAATTTGGATCGTGAGGATGCACTTCTCATAGAAATGGGCGAAGTCTATTCGCTCAATACGACTCAGGTTATCGATAATGAGTTCTTTTTACTCAAGAAGAATGGGGTAGAAGCGGTAGCGATTGATTCTCCCAATAATCGCGAGACAATAATCAGGAATGTTAATGCTTCTACCTGTTTGAAAGATAGGGAGGGCAATGTATGGATAGGAACACTTGAGAATGGTATATACATTATTCCGAATAGAACGTTTCAACACAACACTATCTCTCAGCAAGGTTTACGAGCGGCTGTTGTAACTAACCAGGGAACGATGTATTATGTTGATGTCAACAATGATTTTTATGCATGTGATTTTCCCTACCACAAGCAAGAACTAATCGCTGAAAATATAGACTTTCAAGGATTTCTGAATTATGACCCGATCAACGATTTGGTATTGTTCAATAATCAGGAAGAAGCTTATTCAGTCAAAGAGAAGAAGTTTGTAGTAAGTAAACTCGGATATTTTAAGAATGCTCAATTCATAGATGACAATCATGTCGTATTAACTCGAGCCGATGTTGCCATGTTAGCAACGTTTGATCGTTCTCCGATAGACTGGAAAGAGGTGGTTTATCAGTTGAAAAGTTCTCAGGCGTCATCCTCAGATGTTCCGCATAGGTATGTGATTCGTAATGTAAGGTGTAATAAAGTGGTGCAGACTAGAGATGCACAACAATTGTATATTGATTACATCGATGGTGTTTATTACTACAGCACTTCTGACGAACCAGTAGTATTAAAACAGCAAGGGCAGCCCGTTATTGCTACGGCTCTGATGACAGATACAGAAGTGGGTGTTTGGATAGCTACGAATAATAGTGAGTTGCTAAAATTTGAAGGAGGTCAACTGATAACGTCTTACAAACTTCCAGCAACGGTGAGTAGCATCGCTCAAAATAAAGACCTGATTTATTTAGCTGGTAAGAATGAGATCTACCGATTGCATATCCCAACTGCGACAGTTAACGTAATTGATGAAACGGATGGATTGCTATCAGGTAAAGTGATGATGATGTTTTGTGAAGCGGATAGTTTATTTTTGTTAACAGAAAACCAATTTCAGTTCTTAAATTGTAACTATGATTTTATCAATAACAGACCTCCTGAACTATTTATAGAAGAGATTCGGTTATTAGATAAGCGTTTACCCTTAAAGGATCATTATGACTTGGCGTATAACGAAAATAGCCTGACCTTTTCGTTTAGAACAAATGCTATTCGGGGAAAGGAACAAATAAGTTATGAGTATCGCATTTCAGGAGGGGATTGGTTGACTGCTCCGCGAAGCTCCAATGAGGTGCGACTTTCTAATTTAGCACCTGGAACATATATCTTTGAATTAAGAACCATCAACGAAGATGGTGTTACTTCAGAAGTAAAGCGTATTTCTTTTATAATTGATAAGCACCTCTTAGATAAGTGGTGGTTTTGGTTGGTCATTTTCTCCGTCATACTTATTATCGCAGCGGTTGTAGCAAAATATAGATACAGTGAATTGAGGCGTCAGAATGAACTCAAACAACAAAAGCAGGAACTTCAAAAAGAAGTGTATAAATCAAAGATCGCTGCGATTCGTTCACAAATGAACCCGCACTTTATTTTCAATCTTTTAAATTCCATTCAACATCTGGTGATCAAAGGGGATAATGAAAATGCATATTCTTACATCAATAGATTTGCTGGGTTGGTAAGGAATACGCTGGATTATTCCGAGGAGGATACCATAAGCCTTCGGGAGGAAATAAAGCTTTTGGATATTTACCTCGATTTGGAGAAGTTGCGTTTTCCGGAGAGTTTTACTTATGAGATCTTAGAAATGAATACACGAGATATTCAAATTCCTCCAATGCTCATTCAACCATTCATTGAAAATGCACTGGTTCATGGACTTTTACATAAAAACGGACAGAAAAGACTTCGAGTACAATTTGAACTGAAGGAAGTACTGATCTGTAGGGTAGAAGACAATGGAATAGGGAGGAAAAAGGCGAAAGAAATAAGAGCTCGACAAAGAGGAAATCATAAGTCGTTCTCCACGTTAGCAATAGAAAATCGGTTTGAACTATTGGCGAAGAGTTATCATCAGCAAATAGGGTTCAGTTATGAAGATTTGAATGCAGAAAATGAAGAGGAATTCACGACACGGGTAACTATACGAATACCCTATAGGTGA